DNA from Drosophila suzukii chromosome 2R, CBGP_Dsuzu_IsoJpt1.0, whole genome shotgun sequence:
GTTTCTGGAGTTTTTACTTCGTGGACTTCAATGCTAGGAACCTCATTTATGCTCATGACGGGCCGACTATTGGTGGTAAATAGGGTGCTACTGCTGCTGCTAAATACGGGAGACGCCGCAGTGTACAAAGTGTTGATGAGATAGCTGCGGCAAAATTGACTCTGCTTTATCTTGGCTTGGTGCAGTGCATGCTCCTTGATGTAGGTCTGCAGTTGGACGTCCTCGCCCTCCGCCTCGTGCTTGGCCTGCTCCTCCATCTCAGCGGATATGCGCACCTTGTCCGACACTGAGATTAGGGTCTTCATGAAACCATTTGCGTTGCCAGAGCTGCCGAAGATCACATCGTGCATCTGCTGGGCCTGCGATTTGGGAAGGTCCTGGACGGGCGGCGGAACTGGTGACGGTGAGATGGCAGACATGGAGCCACGCGGCTTAGTGAGATCCATGGGTGCACTTTCCTCGCTGGCCCCGCTGCGTTTCGGCTTCGACTCCTCCGGGTTGGAATAATACTGTTCCTGCTTTTGGTAGTCGAACGGTGGCTTGGGTGATGTGAAAGAGCACACCAATCTCTTGGGCTGCGAGCCCGAAGAGCCAATACTGTTTGCAGGACTAGCTGCCGGAAGAGGTGTATCATGCAACTGTGGATAGGGCGACACGCTCGGCGGAATGGGCGGCGTCATCGATAGCGATAGCAGGCCTCTGGCTGCCTCGTGCTCTTTCAATCGGGACTTGGATTCATCCGTATCTGGGGAAAAGGTTTTGATAAATTAGAAAGATAGCCtatggaaatgaaaatgatctTCTCTTACCACTACTTTCCGATTCATTGTCACTATAGTCATCTGAATCAGATTCTCCTGCCATCGACGACGTGCGTCCTCCTGCCGAAGTGGATGACTGCTGATCAAAGTCCATGTCCACGTCCAGGAACTCGCTATCGGGTGGCATTGGTCCCGGATTGATGCCCAGTTCAATGCACTTCTTGAAGTGAGTCTTTGATTGCATGTGCTTGGTTAGGTTGCCCTTGGTTTTGAAACTGTGTAGGAAGAGAGAGGTGCTTATTTAGTATACTTtcaaatataacaataaaacTCAATAACTAACCTGAAATTGCAGTGGCTGCATGTGAATGGCCTCACGTCCGTGTGGGTGCGAATATGCTTCTTAAGCATCGACGGCTTCTTGCACCGAATGCCGCATTCAGAGCAAACATATCTTCCCCTTCCTCGGCCACGGATGTATGTGTAATCCTCGTGAGACTCGTAACCACCCACCAGGGGCTGTCCGGACGGACTTGTCTCCAGCTTCTTGGCCTGCGCCTCCTCGTTCGCCTTGGCCGCTACATTCGCCTCGCTGAGAGCGGCAACTGTGACAGTTGGTGGTGTCTTCAGAGGCCCTTGATAAAAGGCACTGCTACTGGATGACGTCGAAGTAGAGGAAACTGTTTGCTGGGAGGCGACCAGATTGTAGCTTAGCTTTCCTGATCCAGCCATTGCTGTAAGGGTACCATTCCCCAGCATCCTTTGACGTGAGTCATAGAGAGCCATAACTTGCTTCAGTTTGAATCCAAGTGGATGCGGCTGGTTCTCCTCGCACACCTGCCACACACTATACATTGATAGTTTGTGCATTCCGGCCACATACGAAGGTTGCGGGCAATTCACCGTACAGTAAAACATCTTTGTGCTGCATTTAAGACCCAGATAGGTGTAGGCATGTCCATTGAGATACAGTTGCACACAGGATTTGGACGGCCTCGGAGTCTCTGGCGAGATCAGCGGCAATGTATTTGCTGTAGGCGTAATACCGTGATGGCGTTTTGGCGTAAAGGTTCCCGGCTTTAGTGGCAAGCTAGTGGGTCGGAGGAACTTTGACTTGGCCGATGACGAAGAACTGGCAACGGGATTGGTTTCCTCCGTATTATTTCCATTGGGTGTCTCCACATGTAGCGGTGTTAAAGGCGACTCCTGCTGCTTCCCAGTAATCACATTTTCCAGGTTGAAGTGACGCACTTCAGGTTCCGTGGTCTTCACATTATCAGCCATGCGAAGAAAGTTAAATGGTGCCTTCTTCGGCGTCTCCTTACTGTTCCATTGAAGAGCTTGGCGTTGGGCAGGCGTGGGTGGCTGACGACTGAATTCACTAGGCACATTTTGAACTCCACCAAATGGCGATAAAGCCTTTAGTTCACCTGTTGCGCCTCCCAAGAGTAGAGGGCTGGGTTGCTTGCGGTTTGGACTACGTCCTCGACTGGAGGGAATCGGCAGCTGCAGCTGTTGCGGTGGCGGAGGAAGCAGAGGCATTTGTGGCGTTAAGCTTCCGGGTCCTGGCATTCCGGGCACATGAGGAATTGGTGTGACGGGTGTGCTTTTATCCCCACCGCTCATCGGTGGCAGCGTCAGCGGATTAAAGGCAGTTATCGAATTAATGGGTGGAAACTGAAAGTGCTGCGGACCCGAACTAACGCCGAGTAGTCCACTGCCACTAACCAGTGCCATTAGCTTGCGCTCCTTACTCGATGATCCTGGTTCGTTGTTGGTCTTAACTGACACGTCCTGGAAGCTTCCACCGGACAGCAACGGAGTTCGAATCATCTTGGGGCTGTTATCCAAATCGGGGCACTCCGAGATGGGAATCATGCTGCCCCCCGAAGAGGTGAATCTGCGCAGTCGCTCCTCCTTAGAGGACTGCAACTCCGGAACAGTATTACTGTTATTCTGGTTGTTAAAGgaaaagttaaaatttgtGGTTTGCTGAGACGAAGAAGCCACAACCATATCGTTGGTTTTGACACGCTTGGCTGGCTGAGCTTCAAACTGTCGATCCTCGTGCATTTTTGTAATAACCACCGAGTCCTGGGCCTTCCGTGGTGCATTCTGTTGTGCATAGTCGACAAGGGGTGTTTTACCCAATAAAGGGCCTGGCGATGGCAGTGGTGCATCCACAAATCGGAGGGCTTCAATCTGAGTGACAGGAGCAGATATTGGAGCAGGAGCTGCAGCTGGAGTAGAAGCAGTTACAGTAGGGGCTGTTACGGTTGAGGTCCTCGCTGGCGTTTGTGCTGCACTCAGGCGACTTAATATCTGACTGCTCCTCTTCGTATTCAACTGCGAAAAGGCCAACTTGGCCAGAGATAATGGATTCTTTGAGTTGGCCATGTGGCTCTTCAGCTCCGGCAGACTTAACGACATCGAGTTGGAGCGAAAGGGTGAAGATGCCGGACTCATTGGAGCACTGGAGCTCGCATCCTGGCAGTAGGTGCTGTTGTGCAGCTTCAGTTCGTCCGCGCTGCGGAACTCGTTCGCGCAGATGGGACACGAATAAACAGCGTCATCGCCCTCGCCAATTGGCACTGCCAATCCTCGGGCATTCAGCAACAGATTCTTGATGATCGAGTTGTTCACCTGGGCAATGGGTGGTGCATTTTTGGAGCCGCTAGCAGAATTCACAGATGTCGCAGGAGTGGGTGGTGCAGAGTTGGAATTTAAGGAGCTCACAGGCACTGTGACCATAGTTGGTTTGGGCTTCGCTGATAGGTTTAAAGGCATCACATGCACTGCCGTTGCCGGTTGCTCGTTTTTGGCCACCGGCGTTGCAGGATCCTGGCGATATTGCATCGTTTGCATGGGGAGCGGGGAGGGCGGGGGCGgcagttgttgctgctgcttcaCAGGCGTTGTCATCGCCGAAGCAGGCTTATATGTATTCCTCTTAACCAATCCATTTGGAGGTTCTaattgctgctgttgctgctgctggttctcctgctgctgttgcatgTACGTATAGTAGTTCTGCTGCtcgagctgctgctgttggataagctgttgttgctgctgctgctgaagttgctgttgctgctgctgttgttgctgctgctgctgttgctgctgttgctgctgcttttgGACAATGGCCTGTGCCAAATTCACTTTAGTCTCGCGCTCTGGCATCTGGGCATTGATGTTGTGACTGTTGTTTGCATGCAATGCCGCCGGATTGCTGTTGGCTGCATTGTTGCTGTTGGCATTGTTGAAGCTGCGGGAACGACTCAACTGCTTGGGATACTTCTTCTGCAGCAATAACTCCTTGTTCTCCACAATGGCTTCGTTTTGAGAGATCAACTTGGAAATGTGCTCCTGTACTTTGGCCACATTCTGAAAAAGATAAGGCTCATATAAGTAATACATCGATAAGAAGTTTTTACGGAAACACTTACTACTTGCATGCCACCACTAGAGCTGGCAAAACTGCTGAGATTGGCGGCGGGCGTGGGAGTGGAAGGCGCTGTTGCTACATTGGAGGCCTGGCTATTAGCTCGCACCAGCTGTGAgtaataaaaatttcaaattaGAAATAATATTCTCATTAAAGAAAACAATTCTTAACCAACCTGTTGAGGCGGCAGACTGGGAGGCTGTTGCATTGGTGGGGGTGCCTTTACTAATGGtgaatgttgctgctgctgttgttgttgttgctgctgttgggCCAGGTGGATCTGTTGCAGTTGGAATTGCTGAAGGACCAGCGCATGCTGATGAATGGCAGCGGCCGCTGCTTCTTGGTTGTAATACGGAGGCTGCCCTAGATAATAAACTCCACCAGGTGCCACCGGCATGGCGGCCAACAGCGATTGCTGTGCCAGCAgggactgctgctgctgcatctgCAACTGAATCTGGTGCGAGTTAATGTGGTGCTTCATCTTCATCTGCGTGCTGGGCGAGAGAGTGGGATGTGCCAGCGATGGCTGTTGCACCAGGGGAAGCTGAATCGACAGCTTCTGCTGAGCCATCTGAtgttgatgctgctgctgaatgtgcaactgctgctgctgctgttgctcctTGCTGCTGCCGGGCACGTACAACGCGGCATTATGGAACTTGGGTTTATATGGCTTGTAGTCGATCGACGGTCGATGCTGGGCAGTGGCCGAGTGAAGATTATCCGCGGTGGTGGGTGGCA
Protein-coding regions in this window:
- the shn gene encoding transcription factor HIVEP3 isoform X1, which codes for MARRKGSGRGKSTVNSRKSALETAREKLKDEPAANTSQGNKFDNNMENATTTTAKHYKTAGKQYKTNKVNNTRRATAAAAAAAAATATTAATTAVTPAATSTKKQTYRETATATTVTKRTTSKANIAAATEATSAPLNASKAAAAAAAAATDVASSNSNSNSNSNSKPSTSTRDKLSELPLPTVDNSNHIISNNNNNNTNNNNNNNNHHSDNSISENNYEFKCRDKANLSDSKMTLQQMAAVSSNQEPVAPNVANTSIIGSQQTTVNATPATDEAPLGDWSNISRYLHKKFKRLASTTEVESGNATNGGGGAHHHPSGDAIRTTSLSSNSSLSPPPAPLANGHHHHLMTQQQNHQQVQQQQQHQHQPPPPPAATHEFSANFVNSNHVNAIGQEESLIISSSSSSNSGYKAAARTRTPLSNSNTNSNSNYAANATLSPATFAQHQQVTQPTTASPGVAVANPVGEKSGRYVCTYCNLICAKPSVLEKHIRAHTNERPYPCDTCGIAFKTKSNLYKHCRSRSHAARARGLEVPADADDGLSDQDAELSNSSSELPSRAGSPYDEPMNSPTPSPSTLSAAKSAYIQQPPLPQHLQQLPLGSPAAGTLPPTTADNLHSATAQHRPSIDYKPYKPKFHNAALYVPGSSKEQQQQQQLHIQQQHQHQMAQQKLSIQLPLVQQPSLAHPTLSPSTQMKMKHHINSHQIQLQMQQQQSLLAQQSLLAAMPVAPGGVYYLGQPPYYNQEAAAAAIHQHALVLQQFQLQQIHLAQQQQQQQQQQQHSPLVKAPPPMQQPPSLPPQQLVRANSQASNVATAPSTPTPAANLSSFASSSGGMQVNVAKVQEHISKLISQNEAIVENKELLLQKKYPKQLSRSRSFNNANSNNAANSNPAALHANNSHNINAQMPERETKVNLAQAIVQKQQQQQQQQQQQQQQQQQQLQQQQQQQLIQQQQLEQQNYYTYMQQQQENQQQQQQQLEPPNGLVKRNTYKPASAMTTPVKQQQQLPPPPSPLPMQTMQYRQDPATPVAKNEQPATAVHVMPLNLSAKPKPTMVTVPVSSLNSNSAPPTPATSVNSASGSKNAPPIAQVNNSIIKNLLLNARGLAVPIGEGDDAVYSCPICANEFRSADELKLHNSTYCQDASSSAPMSPASSPFRSNSMSLSLPELKSHMANSKNPLSLAKLAFSQLNTKRSSQILSRLSAAQTPARTSTVTAPTVTASTPAAAPAPISAPVTQIEALRFVDAPLPSPGPLLGKTPLVDYAQQNAPRKAQDSVVITKMHEDRQFEAQPAKRVKTNDMVVASSSQQTTNFNFSFNNQNNSNTVPELQSSKEERLRRFTSSGGSMIPISECPDLDNSPKMIRTPLLSGGSFQDVSVKTNNEPGSSSKERKLMALVSGSGLLGVSSGPQHFQFPPINSITAFNPLTLPPMSGGDKSTPVTPIPHVPGMPGPGSLTPQMPLLPPPPQQLQLPIPSSRGRSPNRKQPSPLLLGGATGELKALSPFGGVQNVPSEFSRQPPTPAQRQALQWNSKETPKKAPFNFLRMADNVKTTEPEVRHFNLENVITGKQQESPLTPLHVETPNGNNTEETNPVASSSSSAKSKFLRPTSLPLKPGTFTPKRHHGITPTANTLPLISPETPRPSKSCVQLYLNGHAYTYLGLKCSTKMFYCTVNCPQPSYVAGMHKLSMYSVWQVCEENQPHPLGFKLKQVMALYDSRQRMLGNGTLTAMAGSGKLSYNLVASQQTVSSTSTSSSSSAFYQGPLKTPPTVTVAALSEANVAAKANEEAQAKKLETSPSGQPLVGGYESHEDYTYIRGRGRGRYVCSECGIRCKKPSMLKKHIRTHTDVRPFTCSHCNFSFKTKGNLTKHMQSKTHFKKCIELGINPGPMPPDSEFLDVDMDFDQQSSTSAGGRTSSMAGESDSDDYSDNESESSDTDESKSRLKEHEAARGLLSLSMTPPIPPSVSPYPQLHDTPLPAASPANSIGSSGSQPKRLVCSFTSPKPPFDYQKQEQYYSNPEESKPKRSGASEESAPMDLTKPRGSMSAISPSPVPPPVQDLPKSQAQQMHDVIFGSSGNANGFMKTLISVSDKVRISAEMEEQAKHEAEGEDVQLQTYIKEHALHQAKIKQSQFCRSYLINTLYTAASPVFSSSSSTLFTTNSRPVMSINEVPSIEVHEVKTPETVELPPIAPVLAPVIPTPAPAKVAQEEKEEIETPSDQEKPNIVEPHNANLPAAVQQPDANDFSGVLGNPPPPPTTSVAAVTTTSTATPVASSASASVNVAQPTQRTVIVGEDGFKNAGSTPSSKSSDLQHVSYGRAVPSAPLAGDARPTCTICAKTFQRQHQLTLHMNIHYMERKFKCEPCSISFRTQGHLQKHERSEAHKNKVMMTSTFGVPTTSNPRPFECTDCKIAFRIHGHLAKHLRSKTHVQKLECLQKLPFGTYAEIERAGISLTEIDTSDCENSLISLKLLAQKLLEKDPSKLSSYTTPSGMMQLAQDATGPVSQDSASEDGFSAAIASAIASLDNDSAGNTPKRASSMSEDETVANGLNHSLKRRLPGSFSSTGEESDNPAESGGEKRARSGQELPVPVPVPVAASAAASN
- the shn gene encoding transcription factor HIVEP3 isoform X2, which gives rise to MENATTTTAKHYKTAGKQYKTNKVNNTRRATAAAAAAAAATATTAATTAVTPAATSTKKQTYRETATATTVTKRTTSKANIAAATEATSAPLNASKAAAAAAAAATDVASSNSNSNSNSNSKPSTSTRDKLSELPLPTVDNSNHIISNNNNNNTNNNNNNNNHHSDNSISENNYEFKCRDKANLSDSKMTLQQMAAVSSNQEPVAPNVANTSIIGSQQTTVNATPATDEAPLGDWSNISRYLHKKFKRLASTTEVESGNATNGGGGAHHHPSGDAIRTTSLSSNSSLSPPPAPLANGHHHHLMTQQQNHQQVQQQQQHQHQPPPPPAATHEFSANFVNSNHVNAIGQEESLIISSSSSSNSGYKAAARTRTPLSNSNTNSNSNYAANATLSPATFAQHQQVTQPTTASPGVAVANPVGEKSGRYVCTYCNLICAKPSVLEKHIRAHTNERPYPCDTCGIAFKTKSNLYKHCRSRSHAARARGLEVPADADDGLSDQDAELSNSSSELPSRAGSPYDEPMNSPTPSPSTLSAAKSAYIQQPPLPQHLQQLPLGSPAAGTLPPTTADNLHSATAQHRPSIDYKPYKPKFHNAALYVPGSSKEQQQQQQLHIQQQHQHQMAQQKLSIQLPLVQQPSLAHPTLSPSTQMKMKHHINSHQIQLQMQQQQSLLAQQSLLAAMPVAPGGVYYLGQPPYYNQEAAAAAIHQHALVLQQFQLQQIHLAQQQQQQQQQQQHSPLVKAPPPMQQPPSLPPQQLVRANSQASNVATAPSTPTPAANLSSFASSSGGMQVNVAKVQEHISKLISQNEAIVENKELLLQKKYPKQLSRSRSFNNANSNNAANSNPAALHANNSHNINAQMPERETKVNLAQAIVQKQQQQQQQQQQQQQQQQQQLQQQQQQQLIQQQQLEQQNYYTYMQQQQENQQQQQQQLEPPNGLVKRNTYKPASAMTTPVKQQQQLPPPPSPLPMQTMQYRQDPATPVAKNEQPATAVHVMPLNLSAKPKPTMVTVPVSSLNSNSAPPTPATSVNSASGSKNAPPIAQVNNSIIKNLLLNARGLAVPIGEGDDAVYSCPICANEFRSADELKLHNSTYCQDASSSAPMSPASSPFRSNSMSLSLPELKSHMANSKNPLSLAKLAFSQLNTKRSSQILSRLSAAQTPARTSTVTAPTVTASTPAAAPAPISAPVTQIEALRFVDAPLPSPGPLLGKTPLVDYAQQNAPRKAQDSVVITKMHEDRQFEAQPAKRVKTNDMVVASSSQQTTNFNFSFNNQNNSNTVPELQSSKEERLRRFTSSGGSMIPISECPDLDNSPKMIRTPLLSGGSFQDVSVKTNNEPGSSSKERKLMALVSGSGLLGVSSGPQHFQFPPINSITAFNPLTLPPMSGGDKSTPVTPIPHVPGMPGPGSLTPQMPLLPPPPQQLQLPIPSSRGRSPNRKQPSPLLLGGATGELKALSPFGGVQNVPSEFSRQPPTPAQRQALQWNSKETPKKAPFNFLRMADNVKTTEPEVRHFNLENVITGKQQESPLTPLHVETPNGNNTEETNPVASSSSSAKSKFLRPTSLPLKPGTFTPKRHHGITPTANTLPLISPETPRPSKSCVQLYLNGHAYTYLGLKCSTKMFYCTVNCPQPSYVAGMHKLSMYSVWQVCEENQPHPLGFKLKQVMALYDSRQRMLGNGTLTAMAGSGKLSYNLVASQQTVSSTSTSSSSSAFYQGPLKTPPTVTVAALSEANVAAKANEEAQAKKLETSPSGQPLVGGYESHEDYTYIRGRGRGRYVCSECGIRCKKPSMLKKHIRTHTDVRPFTCSHCNFSFKTKGNLTKHMQSKTHFKKCIELGINPGPMPPDSEFLDVDMDFDQQSSTSAGGRTSSMAGESDSDDYSDNESESSDTDESKSRLKEHEAARGLLSLSMTPPIPPSVSPYPQLHDTPLPAASPANSIGSSGSQPKRLVCSFTSPKPPFDYQKQEQYYSNPEESKPKRSGASEESAPMDLTKPRGSMSAISPSPVPPPVQDLPKSQAQQMHDVIFGSSGNANGFMKTLISVSDKVRISAEMEEQAKHEAEGEDVQLQTYIKEHALHQAKIKQSQFCRSYLINTLYTAASPVFSSSSSTLFTTNSRPVMSINEVPSIEVHEVKTPETVELPPIAPVLAPVIPTPAPAKVAQEEKEEIETPSDQEKPNIVEPHNANLPAAVQQPDANDFSGVLGNPPPPPTTSVAAVTTTSTATPVASSASASVNVAQPTQRTVIVGEDGFKNAGSTPSSKSSDLQHVSYGRAVPSAPLAGDARPTCTICAKTFQRQHQLTLHMNIHYMERKFKCEPCSISFRTQGHLQKHERSEAHKNKVMMTSTFGVPTTSNPRPFECTDCKIAFRIHGHLAKHLRSKTHVQKLECLQKLPFGTYAEIERAGISLTEIDTSDCENSLISLKLLAQKLLEKDPSKLSSYTTPSGMMQLAQDATGPVSQDSASEDGFSAAIASAIASLDNDSAGNTPKRASSMSEDETVANGLNHSLKRRLPGSFSSTGEESDNPAESGGEKRARSGQELPVPVPVPVAASAAASN